The following are encoded together in the Mumia sp. Pv4-285 genome:
- a CDS encoding exonuclease domain-containing protein: MYAVIDTETTGLSPSLHHRIAEIAVVLVDRDGAVELEWSTLINPGRDLGPQRIHRIRGVDAVRAPRFADVAPHLVSLLRGRTLVAHNLPFDLTFLDAEFHRLGVAFPVTPDLGLCTMALSVDLLPGSGRSLGDCCAAAGVELEGWHAAAADTWATAGLLAAYLDRVGTPRPWDDVLASSRALRWPVLPPTAFRPAPRPRAAVPEPPTGFMASLVDHLPRDPHTATADPYLAVLDRELAERDLDGIDADDLAGLSRSLGFTDADVARMHRDYLRALVRAASSDRRLSPAEHTDLERVAVLLGLDRTAVRAAAGEDAAAVEPAPARARYAVAPGARVVFTGEMAEPHQAWARRAEAYGLTVLDAVTPQVDVVVAADAYTMSIKARRARGFGIPVITVEEFARQLVVPGPEVSDLGTPPPATTTPRA; this comes from the coding sequence ATGTACGCCGTCATCGACACCGAGACGACCGGCCTCAGCCCGTCGCTGCACCATCGCATCGCCGAGATCGCGGTCGTCCTCGTCGACCGTGACGGAGCGGTCGAGCTCGAGTGGTCCACCTTGATCAACCCCGGGCGCGACCTCGGCCCGCAGCGCATCCATCGCATCCGCGGGGTCGACGCCGTGCGCGCCCCGCGGTTCGCCGACGTGGCCCCGCACCTCGTGTCGCTGCTGCGCGGTCGCACGCTCGTCGCCCACAACCTCCCGTTCGACCTGACCTTCCTGGACGCGGAGTTCCACCGCCTCGGCGTCGCGTTCCCTGTCACGCCCGACCTCGGGCTCTGCACGATGGCGCTCAGCGTCGACCTTCTCCCCGGGTCGGGCCGCTCCCTCGGAGACTGTTGCGCCGCCGCCGGCGTGGAGCTCGAGGGCTGGCACGCTGCGGCGGCCGACACGTGGGCGACCGCCGGACTCCTCGCGGCCTACCTCGACCGGGTCGGCACGCCTCGACCGTGGGACGACGTCCTCGCGTCCAGCCGTGCCCTCAGGTGGCCGGTCCTCCCACCGACGGCCTTCCGCCCGGCGCCGCGACCGCGGGCGGCCGTGCCCGAGCCGCCGACGGGGTTCATGGCGAGCCTGGTCGACCATCTCCCCCGCGACCCCCACACCGCGACCGCCGACCCCTACCTCGCGGTCCTCGACCGAGAGCTCGCCGAACGCGACCTCGACGGCATCGACGCCGACGACCTCGCCGGCCTCTCGCGCTCGTTGGGCTTCACCGACGCCGATGTCGCCCGCATGCACCGCGACTACTTGCGTGCCCTCGTCCGAGCGGCGTCGAGCGATCGACGGCTGTCTCCGGCGGAGCACACCGACCTCGAGCGCGTCGCCGTGCTCCTCGGGCTCGACCGCACGGCCGTGCGGGCCGCCGCGGGTGAGGACGCCGCAGCGGTCGAGCCCGCGCCGGCCCGGGCTCGTTACGCGGTCGCTCCAGGCGCACGCGTCGTCTTCACCGGCGAGATGGCCGAGCCGCACCAGGCCTGGGCGCGACGCGCGGAGGCGTACGGGCTCACGGTCCTCGACGCCGTCACCCCCCAGGTCGACGTCGTCGTGGCCGCTGACGCCTACACCATGTCGATCAAGGCGCGGAGGGCCCGCGGGTTCGGCATCCCTGTGATCACCGTGGAGGAGTTCGCGCGACAGCTGGTCGTCCCCGGCCCGGAGGTCAGTGACCTCGGAACGCCTCCTCCAGCCACCACGACGCCGCGCGCGTGA
- a CDS encoding acyl-CoA dehydrogenase — translation MAESRIMSRRNLDFLLHEWLDVEELTRRERYAEHDRETFDGLLELSERIATDMFAPMARALDVDEPRVGEDGKVVLLPGVADALAAYNEAGFPALGFDAEHGGAQVPFTLQQASSVWFQAASVGVSAYPSLAKGNAHLVLTHGTPEQIATYAAPVIDGRWYGTMCLSEPQAGSSLTDITTRAVQQEDGSYRLTGTKMWISAGDHELGENIVHLVLAKTPDAPAGVKGISLFIVPKLLPDADGAPGERNDVSLVGLNHKMGFRGTTNTLLNFGEGFATPGGRPGAVGFLVGEEHHGLSYMFHMMNAARIGVGAGAVALGYTGYLHALDYAKSRTQGRALDDKDPTSAPVAIIEHTDVRRMLLASKSYVEGGLALVLYCARLVDEAATAPEESDRERARQLLEVLTPIAKAWPSQWCLAANDLAIQVHGGYGYTRDYPVEQFYRDNRLNPIHEGTNGIQGLDLLGRKVVAGGGAGLALLADTIGATIAQARKAGGDAVSYADALERALGRLGEVTGLAWADRDPVVALANATAYLEAAGHVVVAWTWLEQLLVADEKEGSFYDGKRAAARYFFTYELPTIAPKLDLVAARDRTTIDLDVDAL, via the coding sequence ATGGCCGAATCGCGCATCATGTCTCGTAGGAACCTCGACTTCCTGCTCCACGAGTGGCTCGACGTCGAGGAGCTCACGCGACGAGAACGCTACGCCGAGCACGATCGCGAGACCTTCGACGGGCTCCTCGAGCTGTCCGAGCGGATCGCCACGGACATGTTCGCACCGATGGCCCGAGCGCTCGACGTCGACGAGCCGCGGGTCGGCGAGGACGGCAAGGTCGTCCTCCTCCCGGGTGTCGCCGACGCGCTCGCCGCGTACAACGAGGCGGGCTTCCCGGCTCTGGGGTTCGACGCCGAGCACGGCGGAGCGCAGGTGCCGTTCACCCTCCAGCAGGCCTCGTCGGTCTGGTTCCAGGCGGCGAGCGTCGGCGTCAGCGCGTACCCGTCGCTGGCCAAGGGCAACGCCCACCTGGTCCTCACGCACGGGACGCCCGAGCAGATCGCGACCTATGCGGCGCCGGTGATCGATGGCCGCTGGTACGGCACGATGTGCCTGTCGGAGCCGCAGGCAGGGTCGTCGCTGACCGACATCACCACGCGCGCGGTCCAGCAGGAGGACGGCTCCTACCGGCTGACCGGCACCAAGATGTGGATCTCCGCCGGCGACCACGAGCTGGGTGAGAACATCGTCCACCTCGTCCTCGCCAAGACGCCGGACGCACCGGCGGGCGTCAAGGGCATCTCCCTGTTCATCGTGCCCAAGCTCCTCCCTGACGCCGACGGTGCTCCCGGTGAGCGCAACGACGTGTCGCTCGTGGGGCTGAACCACAAGATGGGCTTCCGCGGCACCACCAACACCCTGCTGAACTTCGGCGAAGGCTTCGCCACGCCCGGCGGTCGGCCTGGTGCGGTGGGGTTCCTCGTCGGCGAGGAGCACCACGGCCTCTCGTACATGTTCCACATGATGAACGCGGCGCGCATCGGGGTCGGGGCGGGGGCCGTCGCCCTCGGCTACACCGGCTACCTCCACGCGCTCGACTACGCGAAGTCGCGGACGCAGGGGCGTGCGCTCGACGACAAGGACCCGACGTCCGCCCCGGTCGCGATCATCGAGCACACCGACGTGCGCCGCATGCTGCTCGCCTCGAAGTCGTACGTCGAGGGTGGCCTGGCTCTGGTCCTCTACTGCGCGCGCCTGGTCGACGAGGCGGCAACGGCGCCCGAGGAGTCCGACCGCGAGCGCGCGAGGCAGCTGCTCGAGGTGCTCACCCCGATCGCGAAGGCGTGGCCGTCGCAGTGGTGCCTGGCTGCCAACGACCTCGCCATCCAGGTCCACGGGGGCTACGGCTACACCCGCGACTACCCGGTGGAGCAGTTCTACCGCGACAACCGGCTGAACCCGATCCACGAGGGCACGAACGGCATCCAGGGACTCGACCTGCTCGGACGCAAGGTCGTCGCGGGAGGCGGCGCGGGCCTGGCGCTCCTCGCCGACACCATCGGTGCGACGATCGCGCAGGCGCGCAAGGCGGGAGGAGACGCTGTTTCGTACGCCGACGCGCTCGAGCGTGCGCTCGGCCGGCTCGGCGAGGTCACGGGCCTCGCGTGGGCAGACCGCGACCCGGTCGTGGCGCTCGCCAACGCGACCGCGTACCTCGAGGCCGCCGGTCACGTCGTCGTCGCCTGGACGTGGCTCGAGCAGCTTCTGGTCGCGGACGAGAAGGAGGGCTCGTTCTACGACGGCAAGCGGGCCGCCGCACGCTACTTCTTCACGTACGAGCTGCCCACGATCGCGCCGAAGCTCGACCTGGTCGCCGCGCGTGATCGCACGACGATCGACCTGGACGTCGACGCGCTGTGA
- a CDS encoding P1 family peptidase, with amino-acid sequence MRVDELPLTLGPHPRGPHNAITDVPGVRVGHATLASGDLRTGVTAIVPDQLGASRRQLPAGLFVGNGFGKLVGATQLRELGAIETPVLLTSTLSAFRVADALVAHVLAWPGYADVTTLNPVVGETNDGYLSDVRARAVGAEQVEEALASASGGPVGEGCIGAGAGTTALGFKGGVGTSSRRVDVAGESYAVGSLVQSNFSGTLTVAGVPVPAEEPVGETDGNSCMIVVATDAPLDARQLDRAARRAVFAMGRVGASFAHGSGDYALAFSVGSGTPPADAALDPLFGAAMDAVEEALLNSVLMATTTRGFRGHVARAVPADAVRARLDLT; translated from the coding sequence GTGCGCGTCGACGAGCTGCCTCTGACCCTCGGCCCCCACCCGCGGGGCCCCCACAACGCGATCACCGACGTCCCGGGGGTGCGCGTCGGCCACGCGACGCTCGCGTCGGGAGACCTCCGGACCGGCGTCACCGCGATCGTGCCGGATCAGCTGGGCGCGTCGCGGAGGCAGCTGCCGGCGGGCCTGTTCGTCGGCAACGGGTTCGGCAAGCTCGTCGGCGCGACGCAGCTGCGCGAGCTCGGTGCGATCGAGACCCCCGTCCTGCTCACGAGCACGCTGTCCGCGTTCCGGGTGGCCGACGCACTGGTCGCGCACGTGCTGGCCTGGCCTGGCTACGCGGACGTCACCACCCTCAACCCGGTCGTCGGTGAGACGAACGACGGATACCTGTCGGACGTCCGGGCTCGAGCGGTCGGTGCGGAGCAGGTCGAGGAAGCGCTGGCGTCAGCGAGCGGCGGTCCCGTCGGCGAGGGGTGCATCGGTGCTGGGGCAGGGACGACGGCGCTCGGGTTCAAGGGTGGTGTCGGCACGTCGTCACGACGGGTCGACGTCGCCGGGGAGTCGTACGCCGTCGGCTCGCTCGTCCAGTCGAACTTCAGTGGGACGCTCACCGTGGCCGGCGTGCCGGTGCCTGCCGAGGAGCCGGTCGGGGAGACCGACGGCAACTCCTGCATGATCGTCGTGGCGACCGATGCGCCGCTCGATGCGCGCCAGCTGGACCGGGCGGCGCGGCGCGCGGTGTTCGCGATGGGGCGGGTCGGCGCGAGCTTTGCGCACGGCAGCGGCGACTACGCGCTCGCGTTCTCGGTGGGGTCAGGTACGCCACCGGCCGACGCCGCACTGGACCCGCTGTTCGGCGCTGCCATGGACGCAGTCGAGGAGGCGTTGCTCAACTCGGTGCTGATGGCGACGACGACCCGTGGGTTCCGTGGCCACGTCGCGCGCGCCGTACCCGCAGACGCCGTCCGTGCCCGCCTTGACCTGACCTGA
- a CDS encoding SDR family oxidoreductase has product MSDDQAFPPQQQDPPGSTAAMNPVPDHGEESYHGSGRLEGLRALVTGGDSGIGRAVAIAYAREGADVAISYLPEEKQDAEDTASWIERAGRRVMLLPGDLTDRETASSLPQRVVEELGALDVLVNNAGFQMARRSDGIEGITPDELDRVFKTNLYALFWLTQAAVPLMKEGSSIVNCTSIQAYDPSPTLLDYAATKAAINNVTANLATTLGPKGIRVNAVAPGPIWTPLQPATQPVEKIESFGKDTPLGRAGQPAEVAPAFVFLASPSDASYVTGTVIGVTGGKPVF; this is encoded by the coding sequence ATGAGCGACGATCAGGCATTTCCTCCGCAGCAGCAGGATCCCCCGGGCTCGACCGCGGCGATGAACCCGGTCCCCGACCACGGCGAGGAGTCGTACCACGGCTCCGGGCGTCTCGAGGGACTCCGGGCGCTCGTGACCGGCGGCGACTCCGGGATCGGTCGGGCCGTCGCCATCGCGTACGCACGCGAGGGCGCCGACGTAGCCATCTCGTACCTTCCCGAGGAGAAGCAGGACGCGGAGGACACCGCGTCGTGGATCGAGCGCGCGGGGCGCCGCGTGATGCTCCTTCCGGGCGACCTCACCGACCGCGAGACCGCGTCGAGCCTGCCGCAGCGGGTCGTCGAGGAGCTCGGCGCGCTCGACGTGCTGGTCAACAACGCCGGGTTCCAGATGGCGCGGCGGTCGGACGGCATCGAGGGCATCACGCCCGACGAGCTCGACCGGGTGTTCAAGACGAACCTGTACGCCCTGTTCTGGCTGACGCAGGCGGCCGTGCCGCTGATGAAGGAGGGGTCGAGCATCGTCAACTGCACGTCGATCCAGGCGTACGACCCCTCGCCGACGCTGCTCGACTACGCCGCGACGAAGGCGGCCATCAACAACGTCACGGCCAACCTGGCGACGACCCTCGGGCCGAAGGGCATCCGTGTCAACGCCGTGGCGCCCGGTCCGATCTGGACACCGTTGCAGCCGGCGACACAGCCGGTCGAGAAGATCGAGAGCTTCGGCAAGGACACTCCGCTGGGACGCGCAGGTCAGCCCGCCGAGGTCGCCCCGGCGTTCGTGTTCCTGGCCTCGCCCTCGGACGCGAGCTACGTGACGGGCACGGTGATCGGCGTGACGGGGGGCAAGCCGGTCTTCTGA